ataaaaaggcttcaattttcattgtttaaaaagcttaaccttcctaaacatttcttgattatatttgagtcttggaagaatgtttttaaattctaaaacttgcatatctttagtacACTTTTCAATAtgagttttcttgtatcatttgagtttaaagttcttgtgttaggatttttgtgagatcatttatttgtaaacctttgagATGAAGTTTCTCAAGAGTGtggtatctcttgagaagtgtaaagggtgctcgGAGTCAAAAGTTCAAGAGGGTGAAttgaaaccataatccaattgtattgcttgaaggcttggtttggaagccttgaattagtggaaccttgagcttgggattgaagctagaggagagtggatgtaggcccgattgcgccaaaccactataaactcttgtgtttgcattctttcttccctactctttaatttatatgcaattgtctttatattgcttattatatacttgcatataaattGTCTCTTACTTtcgcatagtttaaatttgtaaaaagagaccatcgccttattcaccccccctctaggatgattaccataagttggattagcctaatttttctaacaattttaaattaattttatcaaacaactttaatacttaaaataaaaattaaataacaagttttcgtttaataatttaaattattaaataataaatattaaattttaccgaTTAATGGAAGTCCTAAAATTAATAGAATTGACCACTATTCATCACTTATTTACAAcatcaattattataatatttattttttatccatttttttgaatgataaatttaattaaaaaattttggttttttttttttttttttcttgtttttatatcTTTTCGAGCTACGTGTCATATTTGAATCATCTGAAGACAGAATTTGTTCCGAGGCAAGTTTaacctaaaataaattaattttgtttagAGTTTAGTTGACAAATTTAACCTGAAatggattttattttgtttaaagttTAGTTAGTAAGCGGTCTGCGAAGCTTCCTGTTGTGTTAGTTGGGATAGGGAAGCTCGTGTCGTGTTAGTTGGGATAAGGATCATGTCAGTGTTGACAGTCGTAGCTCTTGTCACAGTACGTCAggttattgtattttattttatttttcatttcttggtTTGAAAACTCAGTGGGTCCAAATTTGAcccactttttgttttttattttttatttttattattatccaaatatatttgcttttattaatgttttaataataattgtatttgttcttattttaatttgagaattaattattaaaaaaatagtaatttaacaTTTTCAAATACTACAAAATATCACTATTTATtagcataataaaaaaattaaaatgatcaaatatttaattagttaaaaaattaataattagataataattaggaattttaattatatttgtttgctatgatcctttttttcttttttaagttaACACTTGGTGTCAAATTATGGATTTGtgattaaaatatgtattattaattcattaatctttttatttttagtttggaaaacaatatcaaattctattttttttcaaaaattaattggaattatTGGTTTTAGTAGGTGTTTAAAtaagtataaattattttttaaagttttaataaagaaattttcATTTGGATAGGTGATAATTAGTTATTTTGGTTTTGTTATATTGTAAAAaggttaaattttgaaaatttgtgatAAATTCATTTTCTAACCCAAATTGTAttactttcatattttttaaattttcattttgtttaataataaatttacaaaaatttaagGAATTCAATTTCCTTGAGAATTATATGAATTGCgattaatttcaatttcaaaaatttgtgaatttatttttattaattttttattcaaattaaattatttttatattgttggTTTTgttgataaatgaaaaaaatttaagtataatttttcttgagaaagaagagaaaaatgataaaacaaaatttatttcaattataattgattttttttataaaaaaaaactttattaatttgtagaaaatttatttcttattcaaATAGTATAATTTGAGgcgatttaatttatttttaagataagaGTTACCtaggatttttaaaaaataaatttagttttattttatgttaaaagtTGGATTTGAgtattaacaaaattaaattatttaaaaattatgattttgaccGCTTCGACTCTTTTctatattaagaaaaacaaaaatctattctGAATGGCTTAattcaaatattgtttttcgttatttcatttaaaattgattttatttagtgaaaaataataataattgaagtcAAATTAGGGAGTAGAAATTCCAGCTAGAGAATGCGATAGTTTCAAGTGAGTGTGACCAGAGGAGGATAAAGGGGGGATATTTCCTGCTCCTTATTGTCTAACTCTAGAAAAGGTCATCGCCAAGGCCTATATCTTCTACATTTCTTGAAGACAGTCAAAGGTCGGTCCCCATTTTGATAGGACTTTCCAGTGTCTCCAACGTGTCCGCAAACGAATATGTGTCAGCTCCAAGTGGACTTCCCTCCTCATCCAACGTCAAAAATTTGCCATCTGTCGGTCTATCATTTTCAAGATGAAGCAGTTTCTTATGTTGTCAATGTGTCAGTCCAAGCACCAGTCCACGCGTCCTCCACATTCCTTCTTGTTAAGACCCCTATAAAGAGAACTCTCTTCATCTTCTGCTTTCAGTCCATCAGATTAGCGGAAATGGTGAGACCATCGGCGAGAAGAGACGGCGACCGCAACGACGTTGGCGGGCGTTACAAGGGCGTGAGGATGAGAAAGTGGGGGAGCTGGGTGGCGGAGGTTCGGCAGCCAAACAGCAGAGACAGAATCTGGCTAGGATCGTACGGAAAGCCGGAGGAGGCCGCCAGAGCATACGACGCCGCCGTGCTTTGCTTGCGTGGCTCGTCTGCAATTCTCAATTTTCCTTCAACCCCACCGGATATTCCCAACGCT
Above is a window of Vitis vinifera cultivar Pinot Noir 40024 chromosome 11, ASM3070453v1 DNA encoding:
- the LOC100245800 gene encoding ethylene-responsive transcription factor ERF016; protein product: MVRPSARRDGDRNDVGGRYKGVRMRKWGSWVAEVRQPNSRDRIWLGSYGKPEEAARAYDAAVLCLRGSSAILNFPSTPPDIPNAADLSPPEIQVAASKHARKAPEECEGPELKTPVQPEQSAAGPVPNELKFSMLFGESSDMHGYSEWTF